The following nucleotide sequence is from Lathamus discolor isolate bLatDis1 chromosome Z, bLatDis1.hap1, whole genome shotgun sequence.
taGAGTGTCGAATTATTTTAGACATAATGCTGTGTTGATGTTCCTATAATTTAGctaacaaaattatttctatacTACTACATCTTGGAGCTAAGAgcttcaaactgaaaaattCCTGTAAGTGCTATGTCTAGGGTGCAGTACTCAGTGTGAACCAGAAGCCATGCAAAtacaaaaatgcagtaaaaattaATAGTTACTGCAGAAAGTATATTCaaatttcttgaaaataaagCATCTCCTAGTTTTCAAGTATCTTCTACCCGCTATTCTACCATCTCATTTTCACATTAGATCACCTGCCTGGTATCATAACATCACCCGTCAACAATTACAAAGCAGCCAAGCACTTTCAATTAAGAAAAGTATTGCTGTATCTGAATTTTCAATCAAGCCTATTTCTCCTGATCTAAACAGTCAATAAAAACTGATGAGAGAAATATTTATGCCTCTTGAGGTATCTTTAAACTGGTGCTATCAATAGTGCACCTGTCtttctctaaaaaaaataaaacaaaataaaccaagcaACAAtaggattgagtgcgccctcagcaagtttgccgatgacaccaagctgtgtggtccggttgatacgctggagggaagggatgccatccagagggaccttgacacgcttgtgaggtgggctgatgccaaccttatgaagttcaaccacaacaagtgcaaggtcctacacctgggtcggagcaatcccaggcacagctacaggttggacaaagattcagagtagccctgtggagaaggacttgggggtgttggtcgatgagaaaatgaacatgagccggcttcagtgtgcgctcgcagcccagaaagccaaccgtatcctgggctgcatcaaaaggagtgtgaccagcaggtcgaaggagatgatcctgcccctctactctgctcttgtgagaccccacctggagtattgtgtgcagttctggtgtcctcaacataaaaaggacatggaactgctggaacaagtccagaggagggccacgaggatgatcaggggtatgaagacaggctgagaaagttggggctgttcagcctggagaagagaaggctgcgtggggacctcatagcagccttccagtatctgaaggggggcctatagggatgctggggagggactcttcgtcagggactgtagtgacaggacaaggggtaatgggttaaaacttgaacaggggaagtttagattggatataaggaggaaattctttcctgttagggtggtgaagcactggaatgggttgcccagggaagctgtgaatgctccatccctggcagtgctcaaggccaggttggacagagccttgggcgacacggtttagtgggaggcgtccctgcccatggcaggggggttggaactagatgatcttaaggtcctttccaaccctatctattctatgattctatgaaccaacacatttaaattaataaCGACTCTCTTAAAAGACTCTGAAATGTCTGAGATTGTTTTGTTAGTTAATTATGAAGGAAAGAGTCATGCACCTGAACCAGTCTAGTAGTATCTCACAGTATGTACCACAGCTGAGAACATTTCTTCTACAGTATGGTAGTGGAAAACATGACTCTGAAAGCTTTTTAGATCtaataatcacagaatgaaATAACTTTCCatatcactgtaaaaataaatgtgtagtCCTTTGTGAGAGCTCTCTGTCTAAACAGTACATCAGATACAAGTTATATTAAAATCATGTATATACCGAAAATGCTATCTCGATATAATGATGAGAAAGTGTTCTAAACTTTACCAACAACCTCCAGGCAAGTTCATTGTGTTTATCAGTTCACAAAAAAATTGCCCAGttacacattaaaaatattatcaaGTCTCACGCATCACCACTTGTTTGCACAGTGCTTTAACGCTGTGATCCAGGTGAGTCACTAAGCACCAGCTAGAAGTAGTAGTAACCCATTAAAATATGAAGCAATGCCAGTAACCTAATCTCTTTTCTCTCATTCATGTTCAGTGAtgttatcttttttcttttctttaaagtaagAGCTCAGAAGTGCTTTCGAagatgaaaacagaagttttgGTAAGTCAGGTTTCCTTCAGGAAGAATTCTATGGCCACAAATTACAGCTGTAAGAATGGAGTAAGGAACTTGCTCGAATGCCAAGATAAACCAGTGCTCCTAGAACTCTAAGCACATGCTAAAAAGGTACTTCAGAACACAAGCTCTTCCCCTCCACCTCCCACCCCCAGACTATTTGCAAACTCCAAATTTTCGGCCTTTAATGTGAATCAACTCTTGCATTACAGTGCTCATCTGCTAAAAGAAAGATAAACTGTTCAAGAAAAAATGTATTACAGTTGATGACATATAccaaaagaattttttcttgccttttactGGAATGAGGTAAGTCACATACCAAACATTTGTTTGGTGTAGGTAAGTAAATACTTATTTATTGAAAGCCATAAGGATTAGCATCTGGAAAACTTAAAAGAGTATATAGCAGGTAAATGCATGACTTTTTCTACAAAATATGATCCTTTCCTACGAAACCACAGTAAAAATGtttccatgttttattttgaagtttctGGCCTTACATCTTGTTCCATATGgtacagtgaaaataaaactgacaaAAAACATGGGAAATGGAAGGTTATTTGAATTTCTGATTCCTCTGAGTAGCAACGACATTTAGGAGGAGAATAACACATATACTGACATCTGTTTAGGGTGCAGGAAAGAAAGCCCGAGTGGGGCAAATACATGACTAGGTAATAATATAAAGTGGACTGACTGGAACATTTAGCCTTCGAGAATTTAATACATGATGGCAGAATGAGCAGAAATTGCTGGgctataaatattaatatacaAAGTCTGCAAGGGGGAGAGACAGTGGTGGCCATACCAATCTTTCTGGgtacctgtgccagtgctctgtTGCCCTCACAGAGTTTTTCTTGTGTAAGCAGAACTTCTTGTATTTCAATTTGTGATCAGTGCCTCTTGTCCTGCTACTCAATAGCACTGAGAAGAGTCTGCCTTAATCTCCTTTACACTGCCCCCGTATTTACACACATTGACAAGATCCACCCCCCCGAGGCCTCTCTTTGGAACAGTCCCAGTTCTCTCAGTTTTCTAATCATATGTCATATACTTGATGGCTTTAATCATCTTGGTCACCCTttgctggacttgctccagtCTGCCCTTGTCCCTCGTATACTGGGGAGCTCAGAACTGGACCCAGCACttcagatgtggcctcaccagtgctgagtatagggcaaggatcacctcccttgtcctgctggccacactcttCCCAGTGCAGCCCAAGAGGCTGCTGGCCTTCTTTGCCAAGACATTGAAAAACACAGTTTTTCAAACAACTTCTACACCTTCGGGGATTTTTAGATTCCGTAAGTTTACATGATTTTAAGAGCAGACAAAccgggaaaaaagaaattcattgACAATTAATAAACACAATAAGCTACAATATCACAAGATGTCCCTGAACAAAACTGTAAGCTTGATGAGCTGGATGTGGACGATGTACTGTGTACTTCCTCTATCCCTATGCTTAAAGCACCCCTTTCTGACTGTTGAAGCTATTAGGATAGACAGACCTGTTGGTCTGACGCAGGACTGTTCTTAGGCATTACAGAATGCTACATGATTTCTAGAGCATATTGTCTTACACCCACTGCAGTCACTTACCAAGTTTCTGAACTAATTTATGAAAGACAGAAGTTTATAAAACATGGAAGATTATGTAAATAAACAACACTGTTAAAAATTATCAGTTCAGAACTTGTTTCAGTTAAGTGGTGGGAAAAGCccctgaagaaaaatacaatgaaGATTTTACCTCATATCCCAATTAAAAGAACTCCCAAACTCAGAATGGCACTTAAAGGTGAAATGTTTCTTAGTGTAAAAAGAACCTTCAGTTTTTTAGCATTCTTTCAGAAACTGCAAGACAGAGATGCTGGAGTATCCAGATACATCCATTAGGGCAACAGTTACAGACACTCTCTCAGTTCTTCAAATCAGCAATATAATCAAAGGACAGAGATGACAAGTTCACACACCACTATTTTATTGCTCTCCAGAAATTTTCATATCATGCATACCACTGACCAGCTTTTCCAGATACCTGATATATTCATGTTTTGTAAAGTCTGTTTAAGAATCTCTTACTTTCAACTGCATCAGTTGAGATGTACTTGATAATACAGTTCTAGGATAATCACCTAAATACTTtgtatttccccttttcttgaCATACAAGTCCTCATGTAGTTCAAAGCACATTTTTACACTAAGAAAAAACTCCAGAGAAACTGTAGTATTCCTACAGGGTACAAATGATGTTCCTAAAAACCATTCATTCATGTTAGGGTGTACTTCATAAATGGTGGCACTATGTAACGGGACTTATGAACCAGCAATGAATAACCACACATTAACCAAAAGTCCATTGAATAAATGAAGCAATCTTCATTATTAACAGATGATAAGTTCTAGCAGTTGCTGTTTTATAGGCTGCAAAGGATAAGGACAGTATAGCAAAAGTGTTCAAACAGCAGTTGTTATTTTATAAGAAAATAGCACGGGTTGCAAATCTGCAAGAATCTTCTTCCAGAATCTCAATTTACATTAGTTTAGTCATCAAATTTAATCTTTTTCCCTTGGAATGCTGTAATTTGAGACATTTGTTCCCTGCGTCTCTTGCTTGCTTCCCATGATGGATGAAGAGGCTGCtccaaaaatgctttcttatTGTCACATTTAACACCTGCGGTTTTTACAAAGGGTTGCTTCTTGAGCTGTGGTTCCTTTTTATAAAGAGCTGTGcgagaaatacaaaataaaacagttaaCTATATAATGAACCTTCATAAAAATATGCTAAACCTACCTTGGAATTGCAGATATTTTCAACAAATTCTTAATGAGCCATGTAGAACACATTCATCTGAATGTTCACAGCAACATTTCCTCACCTTGCAGCCCAGTAAATTATGACTTGGTAGACTGCAGATAGTTCAGATTTATTATTACTGATTACATTCAAAATTTGTGTAGACCAATATTCAGCACAGCCTCAACTCTCTTCTTCACATAAACCAATGAGATATTACAGTGTAACTCAATATGACTGAAATGATACCCTTCAgctaattaattaaaaaatggtaCCATATACtacaaatggaataaaatattgAAGGAGCTACTGAAGGAATTACTCAAGAGATAAACTATCTGTTAAATTATCATAATCTCACACCTTTTCCTGTGCACTAACTACTCAACATGAAGTCAGACAGGAAAGGACTTTCCCGTGTAAACCCTACTTTAAGTATGTCTAATATTCAAAAACAGGTAATAGCAAATGATACCGACAGATTAAAATGAAAGCTCAACAATTTGACTATTTTAACAACAAATGTTAAAATGTGTGCTACaaaattgaaatgaaacaaaaaccaacctaTCATGATTAGAATGCAGAGGCAACAGAATCTCAAGATGTTTTTACTCTTACAACTTTACCAGGTTAAGTAATACATAcctgttctttcatttttgtgaGGCTGGtcttttgtatttctaaaaataaaaagagaatttaGGATTTTTCAATAGACTTGTAAGATAACAAACACTTGTGACTAAAGAACTGCCATCACCAAAACACTCACGCAATGACTTTTCCAGCATAATGTGCAAAACCCCTTGTATATTGATTCCTCTTTGTTAATAACAAGtaaaaatagaagtatttaCTTCAGGTCTCTTCAGGAATCCTCCCTATTTGGGAAGGGCTACTAAAAATCACAATCATCTGTATTACTGCGAAGAAAGCAGGGAATAGAGAACATAACAATGGGAAAAAATTACCTTCTCTTTTGAGATTTCTGATTAGAGGCAGACAAAGAACTGCAGAACATTGATTCTAGCTTGCTTGCTTTTGCATGTGGCTTTCCTTCTTCCACAATCAAATCTTGCTCTGCCCTAGCCactgtgttcttttctttcttcactatGTTCTTCTGAAGTCCATCCTTTGCTTTTACTGAAGAAAGAGCAGTAACTGCTGctatctttttcttcctttttactttGCCAACAAAGAAATCAtcattgctgtcactgtcaGAATCTGACGACTGGTTATAAAACCTCTCTTCAGTACTATCATCAAAGTACTCCTCTTCATTAGGATGTTTCTGGTCTCTAtcatcatttatttttattgcatttaatttgttcaagcttgtattttctttccgtGTTTGATAGCCAAGTTTCCTTCCCATTTTATTCTGGCCGACTGCTTGCATTTCTACTGCCTGAAATGAAGGTTTTTCTAGAATATATGCTCTCTTAATTTCTACAGCTTTCTGCTCAGATTCACTCTCACAAAGCTCTTCAGCAACCTTATCAGTCTCTACGTTCATACTATCTCTTGTTTTGTGTTCACATCCTTGCTGGTTTTGAGCTAGTTTAAGATCCTGGTCATCCAAAACACTATTGAAATGTTGTGCTGATTTAGGCTCTTCTGATGTAGCCTTTTTTGAATGAGTGGCTTTGTCTGGGTTCTTTCTTGCATCCTTAAAAGCTTTTACAGCAGCTAtaaaaaggacagaagaaaaatcttttgttGAAACTACACATGAGTTTatgtatattattttaatataataaaacaCTTTTGCACGTTAAATATGTTgcataagaaaagcagaattggAATTTCCTTATCAACCATTTACTGAACACATCGGACAAGAAATACTTGAGTCAAGCTGtgtcaggggaggtttagactgaatattaggaaaaaattcttcacagagggtgatcaggcattggaacaggcttgcccagggcagtggtggggtCACTGACCCTGGAAATGTTCACAAACCATGCAGACGAGGcccttagggacatggtttagaggtggacttggcagtcctgggataatGGTGagactttatgatcttaaaagccttttccaacctagttgattctatgattgattctaAAGATATTACAGGTACAGGGTCAAGAAAAAACAGGAAGCAAATGTGAAATTATCTGCAACTGAACACACTGCTAAACTTGGGTTTAACTCTGAACTCTTCCATCAGCAAATAATCTGCAGCTAATAATCATGTTTATTTAGGGCACTTCTTTGCATGTAAGAACTGCAAACAAATAGTAAATAAATTGCTCAGATATAATGAAATGGGTATTTGTACCTGACCCTTTTCCAACGTCAATTTTAGTTGGGAAAATTGAGTTTAAAGAGAACAGGAGATAACCTAAAGAACCAGGACAGATTCCCTAAGGATTCTGGGGACAGTTTCCAGGCAATTTTAAGGGAGTCATTGCAAAACCTTTTAGCTGCTTTTGGGAATCCAGCTGTAATGCTCCTTTTGCCTTACATTAGTAAGCTACTGAAGTCATAAACAAGTAATATTTCATACCTTTAAGTTCAACAAATCTGGGTTTCAAGGTGGGGTGTGTTGCAAGTCTTGCAATGGCTCGCTCTGTTGCAGTACAATTTGGctttacaaaataaattcaaaggCACAAAGTCAATAAAATGGTGGATGCTTTTACAGGTCTGTATCAGTTATGCTACAATACATACTAATGTGATTCTAGACTATTAACTAAACAAGAGGAAAGGCTTATGACACTgtaatatttgattttttttttcattctaaatGAGGACAAATGTGACTGCCCAAATATTGGCAGAAATGTAGCACATATGTAAGCAAACCTGTTATTTCTCAGGTACTGAATATGGgtaatgtgatttttattttaaaaacagacacATCTTTCAGAGCTAACACACTGATTTTACATTCACTGTTTCTTGCACACACAAAGCAAATTCATGAACCCACTGAATAAAGAACATCATATTGGTAGAAGACATTCTGCATGAAAGAATACAAGCAGCTTGCAAGAAGTGCAGTATGAATGCCATGAAAGCAGACAAAATAACACAGCAGGTATTGAAGAAATATACATTAAACATGTGTAAGAGGCAATGTCTAACCTGATCTTTTAGACAAACAATACTGAATTTGATGTGGCAGAATACCAAAACTTTTTAGACTGATTCAAAGAACAAATATGATCTTCAc
It contains:
- the SRFBP1 gene encoding serum response factor-binding protein 1, encoding MATVLNLNNEVVKMRKDVKKARVLTIRKLTRHIGKLKLKRGSEDLKVKNQKRVDRLIEEIHAMKELKPDEVTRLALRTEINFESVCRKPNCTATERAIARLATHPTLKPRFVELKAAVKAFKDARKNPDKATHSKKATSEEPKSAQHFNSVLDDQDLKLAQNQQGCEHKTRDSMNVETDKVAEELCESESEQKAVEIKRAYILEKPSFQAVEMQAVGQNKMGRKLGYQTRKENTSLNKLNAIKINDDRDQKHPNEEEYFDDSTEERFYNQSSDSDSDSNDDFFVGKVKRKKKIAAVTALSSVKAKDGLQKNIVKKEKNTVARAEQDLIVEEGKPHAKASKLESMFCSSLSASNQKSQKRRNTKDQPHKNERTALYKKEPQLKKQPFVKTAGVKCDNKKAFLEQPLHPSWEASKRRREQMSQITAFQGKKIKFDD